The following are from one region of the Halomonas qaidamensis genome:
- the mreC gene encoding rod shape-determining protein MreC, whose product MPIKPLFSHGSLPGYRLFFCMLLASALMFVDQRFTRMEDVRAQMTMLVAPIQWVVSVPSDLLNWGALALSDQQALVDENRRLREQILTLSHRGQRLANLTAENAELRELLKAAQRRDIPYITAELLSLDNDPFSHQMVVDRGHRNGAYVGQPVIDAFGLVGQVTSVSAYSSRVLLLADASHALPVQVNRNGLRFIVQGAGRYGSVNVLHVPDTADIREGDLLTTSGLAGRFPPGHPVARVTNVYHDPGQPFAQVTAEPSAQLQRSRHFLLLFPPPREEIEDTIWGEDMDISPAALHAAQRVGLQQIDVPQDTAREVP is encoded by the coding sequence TTGCCTATTAAACCGCTATTTTCGCACGGGTCTTTGCCAGGGTACCGATTATTTTTCTGTATGCTATTGGCAAGCGCTTTGATGTTTGTTGACCAGCGTTTTACACGTATGGAAGACGTGCGCGCCCAAATGACTATGCTTGTTGCCCCCATTCAGTGGGTTGTTAGTGTGCCTAGCGACCTACTGAACTGGGGGGCACTTGCGTTATCGGATCAACAAGCGCTTGTTGATGAAAACCGACGCCTGCGGGAGCAAATTTTAACGCTTTCACACCGTGGCCAACGGTTAGCTAACTTGACAGCGGAAAACGCTGAGCTGCGCGAACTGCTAAAAGCCGCCCAGCGACGCGATATCCCCTATATTACCGCTGAACTTCTGTCGCTGGATAACGATCCTTTTAGCCACCAAATGGTGGTTGATCGTGGTCACCGCAATGGTGCTTATGTTGGACAGCCAGTCATTGATGCATTTGGTTTAGTGGGTCAAGTAACTTCTGTCTCGGCTTATTCAAGCCGTGTCTTACTGTTAGCTGATGCTAGCCATGCGTTACCTGTACAAGTCAATCGCAACGGTCTGCGATTCATTGTGCAAGGCGCTGGCCGTTACGGCAGCGTTAATGTTCTGCATGTGCCTGATACGGCAGATATTCGTGAAGGTGATTTGCTTACGACCTCTGGTTTAGCGGGACGCTTCCCGCCGGGACACCCCGTCGCGAGAGTGACGAATGTTTACCACGACCCAGGCCAACCTTTTGCTCAAGTGACCGCAGAACCTTCTGCGCAATTGCAGCGTTCACGTCACTTCCTCCTGTTATTCCCGCCGCCCCGCGAAGAAATCGAGGATACTATTTGGGGGGAGGATATGGATATTTCACCCGCTGCGTTGCACGCTGCTCAGCGTGTTGGTTTACAGCAGATTGATGTGCCGCAGGATACTGCTCGGGAGGTGCCATAA
- a CDS encoding YkvA family protein — protein MARMSTWWLFRRLKTRVWAVKRIGRALKLFLPMTRDVLRGDFRPIPWSAFGLMVLALAYLVMPFDLIPDFLVMIGVVDDVLIVGWLLNRADDHLSDYRAWKYAEETPASSSHSPS, from the coding sequence ATGGCACGAATGTCTACGTGGTGGTTGTTTCGTCGGCTCAAAACTCGTGTTTGGGCTGTAAAACGCATTGGCCGAGCTCTAAAACTTTTTTTGCCTATGACGCGTGACGTGCTGCGAGGGGACTTTCGCCCTATCCCTTGGTCTGCATTTGGTTTGATGGTGCTAGCGCTTGCTTATCTTGTCATGCCTTTTGATCTGATTCCCGATTTTCTAGTAATGATTGGCGTTGTTGATGATGTGTTGATTGTGGGCTGGTTGCTAAACCGTGCTGATGATCATTTGTCTGACTACCGCGCTTGGAAATATGCAGAAGAAACACCAGCCTCTTCTTCTCATTCACCTTCTTGA
- a CDS encoding rod shape-determining protein, with the protein MFKRLRGLFSSDLSIDLGTANTLIYVRGRGIVLDEPSVVAIRQSGNMRSVASVGADAKRMLGRTPGNITAIRPMKDGVIADFTVTEQMLQHFIRKVHQSTFLTPSPRVLVCVPCMSTQVERRAIRESAEGAGAREVFLIEEPMAAAIGAGLPVEEAQGSMVVDIGGGTTEIAIISLNGVVYSESIRVGGDRFDEAITAYVRRHYGSLIGEATAERIKEEIGCAYPGGELREIDVRGRNLAEGIPRSFTLNSHEILEALQETLGSIVAAVKSALEQSPPELASDIAERGLVLTGGGALLRDLDKLIAEETGLPVIVAEDPLTCVARGGGKALEMIDQHTFELLSSD; encoded by the coding sequence ATGTTCAAACGTTTGAGGGGGCTGTTTTCCAGCGATCTGTCGATCGACTTGGGTACGGCCAACACACTGATTTATGTACGCGGTCGTGGCATCGTGCTCGATGAACCGTCCGTAGTTGCTATCCGCCAGTCTGGCAACATGCGCAGCGTCGCATCGGTTGGCGCCGATGCAAAACGTATGCTCGGGCGCACGCCAGGCAACATCACCGCCATCCGCCCGATGAAAGATGGTGTTATCGCCGATTTCACCGTGACGGAGCAGATGCTTCAACATTTTATCCGCAAGGTGCATCAAAGCACTTTCTTAACGCCCAGCCCCCGTGTCTTGGTATGCGTTCCTTGCATGTCGACACAGGTTGAACGGCGCGCGATTCGCGAGTCGGCGGAAGGTGCTGGCGCACGTGAAGTGTTTTTGATCGAAGAGCCGATGGCTGCGGCAATTGGAGCAGGGCTTCCGGTTGAAGAAGCACAGGGCTCTATGGTGGTTGATATCGGTGGTGGTACTACCGAAATTGCCATTATTTCGCTCAATGGCGTGGTTTATTCAGAATCTATTCGCGTTGGTGGTGACCGCTTTGATGAGGCTATCACTGCGTATGTGCGCCGCCACTATGGCAGTTTGATTGGTGAAGCTACTGCCGAGCGAATCAAAGAAGAGATCGGCTGTGCGTATCCAGGTGGCGAATTACGCGAAATTGATGTGCGTGGCCGTAACTTGGCAGAAGGCATTCCGCGCAGCTTTACACTGAACTCCCACGAGATTCTTGAAGCGTTACAAGAAACCTTAGGTTCTATTGTGGCGGCAGTTAAGAGTGCCCTTGAGCAATCACCGCCAGAGCTAGCCTCTGATATTGCCGAACGTGGTTTGGTACTAACCGGTGGGGGTGCACTGTTGCGTGATCTCGATAAATTAATCGCTGAAGAGACAGGCTTGCCGGTGATCGTGGCGGAAGACCCGCTCACTTGTGTGGCCCGCGGTGGCGGCAAGGCGCTAGAGATGATTGATCAGCATACTTTCGAGTTGCTGTCGAGCGACTGA
- a CDS encoding NAD(P)H-dependent glycerol-3-phosphate dehydrogenase has product MADEQQMNVAVLGGGSFGTALASIAADNGAKVRQWMRDEALVTQINQEHRNGRYLPHYVINSAVSASTDLQVVLEGAELVLIAIPSKAFRSVVQAAKPWLTAEQILVSTTKGIEQDGFLLMSQVLEQETGFPHVGVIAGPNLASEIADKQLTATVIASADALTRTRVQQALGCRYFRVYASNDRHGVELGGALKNIYAIAAGMAAALGMGENTRSMLMTRALAEMSRFAVAQGANPMTFLGLAGVGDLIVTCSSNLSRNYRVGYAMGEGRGLDEAVSALGQVAEGVNTVKLVCAKAREMGVYMPLAEGLNRVLFEGVPAQEMARTLMMGEQSSDVEFILPREAVQQAHRDQAHFDSGGEHG; this is encoded by the coding sequence ATGGCTGATGAGCAGCAGATGAATGTCGCAGTGCTGGGGGGCGGAAGCTTTGGTACCGCTCTGGCGAGCATTGCAGCCGATAACGGCGCAAAGGTACGCCAGTGGATGCGTGATGAGGCTTTGGTGACGCAAATAAACCAAGAGCACCGCAACGGGCGCTATTTACCGCATTACGTAATTAACTCCGCTGTCAGCGCATCCACAGACCTGCAGGTAGTGTTAGAAGGTGCTGAGTTAGTATTAATTGCGATCCCTTCTAAGGCGTTTCGTAGTGTTGTTCAGGCTGCCAAGCCTTGGCTAACGGCAGAGCAAATTCTCGTCAGTACCACTAAAGGTATTGAGCAAGATGGCTTCTTACTCATGAGCCAGGTGCTTGAGCAGGAGACAGGATTCCCTCACGTTGGCGTGATTGCAGGGCCAAACTTGGCGTCTGAGATTGCGGATAAACAGCTGACTGCCACTGTTATTGCTAGTGCTGATGCGCTTACCAGAACACGGGTTCAGCAAGCGTTAGGCTGCCGCTATTTTCGGGTATATGCCAGCAATGATCGCCATGGCGTTGAATTAGGTGGGGCGCTTAAAAATATCTATGCGATTGCAGCAGGTATGGCAGCAGCGTTAGGGATGGGTGAAAATACCCGCAGCATGCTGATGACGCGAGCACTTGCCGAAATGAGCCGCTTTGCCGTGGCGCAGGGTGCTAACCCGATGACGTTTTTAGGCTTGGCTGGCGTCGGTGATTTAATTGTTACCTGCTCGTCTAACCTATCCCGTAACTATCGGGTTGGTTACGCCATGGGTGAAGGGCGAGGCCTTGATGAAGCAGTATCGGCGCTAGGCCAGGTGGCAGAAGGGGTTAATACCGTTAAGCTTGTGTGTGCTAAAGCGCGGGAAATGGGGGTCTATATGCCATTGGCTGAGGGCCTGAATCGTGTGCTGTTTGAGGGTGTTCCGGCCCAAGAGATGGCACGCACCCTGATGATGGGTGAGCAAAGCAGTGATGTAGAATTTATACTGCCTCGCGAAGCTGTTCAGCAGGCCCATCGCGACCAAGCGCATTTCGACAGTGGAGGCGAGCATGGGTAG
- the gatA gene encoding Asp-tRNA(Asn)/Glu-tRNA(Gln) amidotransferase subunit GatA, which produces MHDKTVTQLAAALKSGEFSSRELTSHFLQRIEKADGSLNSFITVTAEQALNEAEAADNARAAGKAGKLTGIPFALKDIFCTQGVKTSCGSKMLDNFIAPYSATVVEKLNAAGTISLGKTNMDEFAMGSSNENSYFGAVKNPWDLTAVPGGSSGGSAAAVAAGLVPAAMGTDTGGSIRQPAAFCGITGLKPTYGRVSRYGIIAYASSLDQAGPMAKSAEDCAHLLNVIAGHDVRDSTSVARGVPDYTETLNAPLSGLKIGLPKEYFGDGLDADVEKAVREAVKVYESLGATVREVSLPHTHYAIPAYYVIAPAEASSNLSRYDGVRFGHRCDAPADLIDLYTRSRAEGFGDEVKRRILIGTHTLSEGFFDAYYTKAQKVRRLIRQDFLDAFEDVDVLMGPASPTPAFDLGAKKDPVSMYLQDIYTIAVNLAGIPGISVPAGFSNGRPVGLQILGTHFAEAQLLNVAHQFQQATDWHLQRPAFAEENA; this is translated from the coding sequence ATGCATGATAAAACCGTAACGCAGCTTGCTGCCGCCCTGAAAAGCGGTGAATTTTCCAGCCGAGAGCTGACTTCGCACTTTTTACAACGTATTGAGAAAGCTGACGGTTCCCTCAATAGCTTTATTACCGTCACCGCCGAGCAAGCCCTTAATGAGGCAGAAGCCGCCGACAATGCCCGTGCTGCAGGCAAGGCTGGCAAGCTAACAGGCATTCCCTTCGCACTGAAAGACATCTTTTGTACCCAAGGTGTTAAAACCAGCTGTGGCTCAAAAATGCTCGACAACTTCATCGCGCCTTACAGTGCTACCGTAGTAGAAAAACTCAACGCAGCGGGCACCATCAGTTTGGGTAAAACCAACATGGACGAGTTCGCGATGGGCTCTTCCAATGAAAATAGCTATTTTGGCGCGGTAAAAAATCCCTGGGACCTCACAGCAGTTCCCGGTGGAAGCTCAGGTGGCAGCGCCGCAGCCGTTGCAGCAGGCCTTGTACCTGCTGCGATGGGCACAGACACAGGCGGCTCTATTCGTCAGCCAGCGGCGTTTTGTGGCATCACCGGCTTAAAGCCTACCTATGGCCGGGTTTCTCGCTATGGCATCATTGCCTATGCATCTAGCCTCGATCAGGCTGGCCCTATGGCAAAAAGCGCTGAAGACTGCGCGCATCTGCTTAATGTCATTGCGGGACATGACGTGCGCGACTCTACCAGCGTTGCCCGCGGCGTTCCCGACTACACTGAAACGCTCAATGCCCCGCTTTCCGGCCTCAAAATCGGCCTGCCGAAGGAGTACTTTGGCGATGGTTTGGACGCTGACGTCGAAAAAGCGGTTCGTGAGGCAGTGAAGGTGTATGAATCACTGGGAGCGACCGTGCGCGAAGTAAGCCTGCCGCATACCCACTATGCGATTCCAGCTTATTACGTCATCGCCCCCGCCGAGGCTTCCTCAAACCTCTCCCGCTATGATGGCGTGCGTTTTGGGCATCGCTGCGATGCCCCGGCTGATCTCATTGACCTCTACACGCGCTCTCGTGCGGAAGGCTTCGGTGATGAAGTAAAGCGACGCATTCTGATTGGCACGCACACGTTGTCAGAAGGCTTCTTTGACGCCTACTACACCAAAGCACAGAAAGTCCGCCGTTTAATTCGACAGGACTTCCTTGACGCCTTTGAAGATGTAGACGTACTAATGGGACCAGCATCGCCAACCCCCGCGTTTGACCTTGGCGCTAAGAAAGATCCGGTGTCTATGTACCTACAAGATATTTACACCATCGCCGTTAACCTAGCTGGCATTCCTGGCATCAGCGTTCCTGCGGGTTTTTCAAATGGTCGTCCGGTTGGCCTGCAAATTCTGGGCACTCACTTTGCAGAAGCACAGCTGCTAAACGTGGCGCACCAGTTCCAGCAAGCCACTGACTGGCACTTACAACGCCCTGCTTTTGCCGAGGAGAACGCCTAA
- the htpG gene encoding molecular chaperone HtpG yields the protein MTTATHEETLGFQTEVKQLLNLMIHSLYSNREIFLRELISNSADACDKLRYAALDNDALYEGDSELRIEIEHDREANTITLRDNGIGMNRDDVIANLGTIARSGTAEFLKQLSGEQQKDAKLIGQFGVGFYSGFIVADEVAVRTRKAGTDASEGVEWRSKGEGEFTVADIECERHGTEITLHLKDDAKEFADDYRLQSLVRKYSDHIEVPVRMPKTETAKDDEGKDIEGSEITTWETVNEATALWARPKSEVTEDEYKAFYKHVAHDFSDPLTWSHNKVEGKLEYTSLLYVPGRAPFDMFDRDGARGVKLYVQRVFIMDDAEQFLPLYLRFIKGVLDTRDLSLNVSRELLQQDPKVDKIKGALTKRALDMLKKLTKDSEQYQTFWNTFGSVLKEGPGEDAANREKIAGLLRFASTHTDTAAQEHALSDYVERMKEGQKKIYYVVADSFNAAKNSPHLEIFRKKGIEVLLLSDRVDEWLMSHLTEFDGKSFADVAKGELDLGDVEDEEEKKAQEETAKAKEDLVKRVKEALSDGVQEVKITHRLTDSPACVVLPEHEMGYQMRRIMEAAGQPMPEVKPILELNPDHALVARLENADGDLFGQLAHILLDQAIIAEGGHLDDPAAYVKRLNSVLTA from the coding sequence ATGACGACGGCGACCCACGAAGAAACTCTTGGCTTTCAAACGGAAGTTAAGCAACTCCTGAATTTAATGATTCACTCTTTGTATTCTAATCGGGAGATTTTTTTACGCGAGCTGATTTCTAACTCAGCTGATGCCTGTGACAAGTTGCGCTATGCAGCGCTTGATAACGATGCGCTCTATGAAGGTGATAGTGAGCTGCGCATTGAAATTGAGCACGATCGTGAGGCTAATACCATTACGCTACGTGATAATGGCATTGGTATGAACCGCGATGACGTTATTGCAAACCTTGGTACTATTGCTCGTTCAGGTACCGCTGAGTTTCTTAAGCAGCTTTCTGGCGAACAGCAAAAAGACGCTAAGCTGATCGGCCAATTCGGGGTGGGATTCTACTCTGGATTTATCGTTGCTGATGAAGTGGCGGTACGCACTCGCAAAGCGGGCACTGACGCCTCAGAAGGGGTTGAGTGGCGTTCTAAAGGTGAAGGTGAATTCACTGTTGCTGATATTGAATGCGAGCGTCACGGTACTGAGATCACGCTTCATCTTAAAGATGATGCCAAAGAGTTTGCCGACGACTATCGCTTGCAAAGCCTCGTGCGCAAATATTCCGATCATATCGAAGTGCCCGTACGCATGCCTAAAACCGAAACGGCAAAAGACGACGAAGGCAAAGATATTGAAGGCAGTGAAATCACTACCTGGGAAACGGTCAACGAAGCGACTGCATTGTGGGCGCGTCCGAAAAGCGAGGTCACTGAGGACGAGTACAAAGCGTTTTATAAGCACGTTGCGCACGATTTTAGCGATCCGCTGACGTGGAGCCATAATAAGGTAGAGGGTAAGTTAGAATATACCAGCCTGCTTTATGTGCCGGGCCGTGCACCGTTTGATATGTTCGATCGTGATGGCGCTCGAGGCGTTAAGCTTTACGTTCAGCGCGTATTCATTATGGATGATGCCGAACAGTTCCTGCCGCTCTACCTGCGCTTTATTAAAGGTGTGCTAGATACCCGCGATCTGTCTTTGAACGTGTCCCGCGAGCTGCTTCAGCAAGATCCTAAGGTTGATAAGATTAAAGGTGCGCTGACCAAGCGTGCGCTGGATATGCTCAAAAAACTGACTAAAGACAGTGAGCAGTATCAAACGTTCTGGAACACGTTTGGTAGCGTGTTGAAAGAGGGGCCAGGTGAAGACGCTGCCAATCGTGAAAAGATTGCTGGCCTGCTACGCTTTGCATCAACCCATACCGATACAGCTGCCCAAGAACATGCGCTAAGCGATTACGTCGAGCGTATGAAAGAGGGCCAAAAGAAAATCTATTATGTGGTGGCAGACAGCTTTAATGCGGCAAAAAATAGCCCTCATCTTGAGATTTTCCGTAAGAAGGGAATCGAAGTTTTACTGCTGTCAGACCGAGTTGATGAGTGGTTAATGAGCCATCTTACTGAGTTTGACGGTAAATCGTTTGCCGATGTGGCCAAAGGTGAATTAGACCTTGGTGATGTGGAGGACGAGGAAGAAAAGAAAGCTCAAGAGGAAACGGCTAAAGCCAAGGAAGATCTGGTTAAGCGCGTTAAAGAGGCATTAAGCGATGGTGTTCAAGAGGTGAAAATCACCCATCGTCTAACTGATTCGCCCGCCTGTGTGGTGCTTCCTGAGCATGAAATGGGCTACCAGATGCGCCGTATTATGGAAGCCGCTGGCCAGCCAATGCCTGAGGTGAAGCCGATTCTGGAGCTAAACCCAGATCATGCGTTAGTGGCGCGTCTAGAAAATGCGGACGGTGATCTGTTTGGCCAGTTAGCGCATATTCTGCTTGATCAAGCGATTATTGCCGAGGGAGGTCATCTTGATGACCCTGCTGCTTACGTTAAGCGGCTCAATAGTGTTTTAACGGCTTGA
- the sixA gene encoding phosphohistidine phosphatase SixA has protein sequence MGSGKSDVKNVLIMRHGEAGQGFPDHARPLTPRGVKEVSVMAQWLARRIEQGELPCPTLYASPFVRAQQTAQLIADALGCSLQTLSFLTPDDRLSTVGNWLLNLPDDGPIMLVSHMPLVGELTGRLVEGALSQGMSFPTAAIAELEAEVLATGCATLKRFTQPSQLS, from the coding sequence ATGGGTAGTGGTAAAAGTGATGTGAAAAATGTATTGATTATGCGGCACGGGGAGGCTGGGCAGGGTTTTCCCGATCACGCTAGACCACTAACACCGCGAGGTGTGAAAGAGGTTAGCGTCATGGCACAGTGGTTGGCCAGGCGCATTGAGCAAGGAGAGCTACCTTGCCCGACGCTTTATGCTAGCCCTTTTGTGCGCGCACAGCAGACCGCCCAGCTTATCGCTGATGCGCTAGGTTGTTCGTTACAAACGCTGTCATTTCTTACCCCAGACGACAGGCTTTCAACGGTTGGTAATTGGCTACTGAACTTGCCAGACGATGGCCCTATCATGCTAGTCAGCCATATGCCGCTGGTAGGCGAGTTAACGGGCCGGCTAGTGGAAGGTGCCCTTAGCCAAGGAATGAGTTTCCCGACTGCTGCTATTGCAGAGCTGGAGGCTGAGGTGTTGGCTACTGGATGCGCAACGCTAAAACGCTTTACCCAACCAAGCCAGCTGTCGTAA
- the gatC gene encoding Asp-tRNA(Asn)/Glu-tRNA(Gln) amidotransferase subunit GatC, which yields MALEESHVRRAAHLARLAVSDDQASGFVDDLSRILDMVDQLQSLDTDGVAPLAHPLDATQRLRADEVTEIDQRDAFQRCAPAVENGLYLVPRVVE from the coding sequence ATGGCGCTTGAAGAATCTCATGTGCGCCGGGCCGCACACTTGGCCCGACTCGCCGTTAGCGATGACCAAGCCAGTGGTTTTGTCGACGATCTAAGCCGCATACTGGACATGGTCGACCAGCTACAGAGCCTGGACACCGATGGCGTTGCGCCGCTTGCGCACCCGTTGGATGCTACGCAACGCCTGCGCGCCGACGAAGTCACGGAAATTGATCAGCGCGACGCTTTCCAGCGCTGTGCTCCGGCAGTAGAAAATGGCCTCTACCTTGTGCCTCGCGTGGTGGAGTAA
- the mreD gene encoding rod shape-determining protein MreD, producing the protein MAKMPVVPLVFVWFTLVFALCLQVMPLAEGWQVFRPEWIGLMLVYWCMRTPDRVGVFHGFIIGILLDLIEGTALGQHALILSLLAFFCALVYPRFRAYSLVQQSVLVLVLLGLVQLVEQWLRTLTGEFSIHLSFLIPSLISAVLWPWWSTMLKALERRLANA; encoded by the coding sequence ATGGCAAAGATGCCAGTGGTGCCGCTTGTCTTTGTGTGGTTCACGCTTGTGTTCGCGCTATGCTTACAAGTCATGCCATTAGCAGAAGGTTGGCAAGTATTCCGTCCAGAGTGGATAGGGCTAATGCTGGTTTATTGGTGCATGCGAACACCTGATAGAGTAGGTGTTTTTCATGGCTTTATTATCGGCATCCTATTGGATTTGATTGAGGGTACAGCGCTTGGTCAGCATGCACTGATATTGTCGCTGTTAGCCTTTTTCTGTGCGCTAGTTTATCCCCGTTTTCGTGCATATTCTCTGGTGCAACAGTCCGTTCTTGTCTTGGTTTTATTAGGCTTGGTGCAGTTAGTAGAGCAGTGGTTACGCACGTTAACAGGTGAGTTTTCTATCCACCTATCTTTTTTGATACCGTCATTGATTAGCGCTGTTTTGTGGCCTTGGTGGTCGACCATGCTTAAAGCACTCGAACGGCGTTTGGCTAATGCGTGA
- the gatB gene encoding Asp-tRNA(Asn)/Glu-tRNA(Gln) amidotransferase subunit GatB yields MQWETVIGLEVHVQLATRSKIFSGASTAFGAEPNTQACAVDLGLPGVLPVLNEQAVAMAVQFGLAVHADIPEVSVFDRKNYFYPDLPKGYQTSQMYHPIVGAGDVEITLDDESTKRIRIHHAHLEEDAGKSLHEDFHGMTGIDLNRAGTPLLEIVSEPDMRSAKEAAAYLKAIHSIVTYLGISDGNMAEGSMRCDVNVSVRPKGQEAFGTRAEIKNVNSFRFVERAIAYEVERQIELIEDGGKVVQETRLFDPERDETRSMRTKEEANDYRYFPCPDLLPVVLDQAYLDHLRSQLPELPADKRARFQTSLGLSAYDAHVLSASREMAEFFEEVHRVCGDAKQAANWVQGELSGALNRENLSIQNSPVSAKQLGELISRVLDDTINGKAAKQVFQALWNGQGDSADAIIDAKGLKQVTDTGAIEAMIDQVIADSPAQVAQYRDSEPEKRGKMIGYFVGQVMKASRGTANPQQVNGLLKEKLDALL; encoded by the coding sequence ATGCAATGGGAAACCGTGATTGGGCTGGAAGTACACGTTCAGCTCGCGACTCGTTCGAAAATATTCTCCGGTGCTTCCACCGCCTTTGGCGCAGAGCCGAACACTCAAGCCTGCGCCGTTGACCTTGGCTTGCCTGGCGTTCTGCCAGTGCTTAACGAGCAAGCTGTCGCCATGGCTGTCCAGTTTGGACTTGCGGTACATGCCGACATTCCTGAAGTATCGGTATTCGACCGTAAAAACTACTTCTATCCGGATTTGCCCAAGGGCTATCAAACCAGCCAGATGTATCATCCGATCGTCGGCGCGGGTGATGTCGAAATCACCCTAGATGATGAGTCAACCAAACGCATCCGTATCCATCACGCCCACCTTGAGGAAGATGCCGGCAAATCGTTACATGAAGACTTTCACGGCATGACGGGCATCGACCTTAACCGGGCAGGCACACCGCTACTAGAAATCGTTTCTGAACCGGATATGCGCAGTGCAAAAGAGGCCGCTGCATATCTCAAAGCGATCCACTCTATTGTGACCTATCTGGGCATTTCCGATGGCAATATGGCGGAAGGCTCAATGCGCTGCGATGTTAACGTTTCAGTGCGCCCTAAAGGCCAAGAAGCTTTCGGCACCCGCGCGGAAATCAAAAACGTCAACTCGTTCCGCTTTGTTGAGCGTGCGATTGCTTATGAGGTCGAGCGCCAGATTGAGCTGATCGAAGATGGCGGTAAGGTCGTGCAGGAAACCCGCCTGTTTGACCCAGAGCGCGATGAAACCCGCAGCATGCGCACCAAGGAAGAAGCTAACGACTATCGCTACTTCCCCTGCCCAGACCTTTTACCCGTAGTGCTAGATCAAGCCTACCTTGATCATCTTCGCAGCCAGTTACCAGAGCTACCCGCCGACAAGCGAGCGCGCTTTCAGACGTCGCTAGGCCTATCGGCTTACGACGCCCACGTGCTGTCTGCAAGTCGAGAAATGGCTGAATTTTTCGAAGAAGTACACCGCGTATGCGGCGATGCAAAACAGGCTGCCAACTGGGTACAAGGTGAGCTTTCAGGTGCGCTTAATCGAGAAAATCTAAGCATTCAAAACAGCCCTGTTTCTGCGAAACAGCTCGGCGAGCTGATTAGTCGCGTACTGGACGACACCATTAATGGCAAAGCCGCTAAGCAAGTCTTTCAGGCGTTGTGGAATGGCCAAGGTGATAGCGCCGATGCCATCATTGATGCAAAAGGCTTGAAACAGGTCACCGACACCGGCGCGATCGAAGCAATGATTGATCAGGTAATTGCTGACAGCCCCGCCCAAGTTGCCCAATATCGAGATTCGGAACCAGAAAAACGCGGCAAGATGATTGGCTACTTCGTTGGCCAAGTGATGAAAGCATCCCGTGGCACAGCGAATCCTCAACAGGTGAATGGCTTGTTAAAAGAGAAGCTAGACGCGCTGCTGTAG